Part of the Lutra lutra chromosome 4, mLutLut1.2, whole genome shotgun sequence genome is shown below.
CAGGGAATGGGCACCCGGTGTACCCCCCGTTTTCTTTACAGAACTCCAGGAATCTGTGGGGTACAGGGACATTCACACACATAGAGCTGTGCAGGCCTGGCCGAGGCACGGCTTGGTCCTACTACACTGGCATGTGCCTCTGGGCGAGCAGCTTATCCTCAGTGAGGCAACTTAAAGGGGGCTACTGAGGACCACTAGATGAACCCACTTAATAGACCTGAGGATTAACTGAGCCACAAGGAGGTGCTTAATATAGCTGCACCTGCcccaggctgggggtggtggCTCCCAAGAGGGATTATGGGGGTGCCAATGCTCACACTTTCCAGTCAGGGTCATGGCCCAGGAGGAGCGGGTTGCCCACCACGATGAGCAAAGCCTTGGCCCGGGTCACAGCCACGTTGAACCTCTGGAAGGAAGGAGTGCTAGGGTCAGAGGAGGGAAGGACCTGAAGGAAGGAATCGCTCACACCGGCCACCAGCCCTCAAACCTTGGGGTTCTTAAGGAAACCGAGGTTGAAGTCCAGATCCAGCTGCACAAAGCTCTGGCTGCTCCGCACGGTGGAGATGAGGATGACGCTGCGTTCTTGGCCTTGGAACTCTTCCACGGAGCCCACCTGGAGGGTGAGAGACAGGGCCTGCAACCTGGGGCTCGCAGGGGAAATCGAGGGCCCGCCCCCTCCTCGGGGAGCCTGAGCACCAAGGTGAGTGCAGAGAGATCCTGGGCATTTGTCACAGTGGAGGGACTGAGCAGGAAAGAGAGCATGAGGATTGCCCTGGAAGCTGAAACCTGAAAGGGGAGTCCAGGTAAAGGCGTGCAGGCTAGAAAGGATTCTCAGCCAAGAAACAGAGCTGCAAGGACTTGGTAACccagagcagtggttttcaaacttccTGAAAAACAATTGCTAAGTACTTATAGACAAACTGGAGGCCTTTAAACCTTCAAGCACCGGTTTTCCACCCTAGCCACGTGCTAGATCACCTGAGGAGCCATAAAAAAATGGCCCTGCCCTGGCTCTGTCCCCAGAGAGCCATGCCAGCAGGCCAGGTGTGGCTCTGGCACCAGTTGCTAaaagctttccaggtgattcttatcCGCAGCCAGGGGCAAGGACCGCCACCTGAAGAGTCAAGGTGCAGACTCACTCACAGGGTGGGAATGGTGCTCGGGGCACACCACCACGTGACAGGGCAGGCAGGCTGGGAGTTGGGATTTTAACCTCAGGGCAGAGGCCTCAGACAGCCAGCCTACAGCTAAGAATCAAGAATCTGCTGGGGTGCTTCTTGGTCCCAGCCCAGGAGGACAAGCCAACAAGCTGGGATCTGCAGGAGTGAGGGCCGGGGTGAGCCCCCTTGGGTCTCAGGCAGTTAGGGTGGGCCGCCTGGGGAGGTCTCTGGAAGCGGAGGGAAGTGTGGGGAGGGTGAAACAGTGGTGAGTGTCACCTTCAAGTCTTTGATGTCATCCAGTCCCCGAAGCTCCTTGTCAAGTCTGGTGATGCAATGACGGATTTTTTCCACCTGGAAGATGGGGACAGGTGCCTTTCTTTCATGCCATTACCCCAGTGCAAGAGGGagccaggcaggaggccagggagctgggggggggggggcaaagagggagggaCAGCTGACAGCTGAGCTCTTCTGAGCTCAGCAGAGGCCTGAGCTCCTGGAATCTCCATCTAGTGGTCTGGCTATGGAGGAGGTAGGGTCTAGTtgccagggcaggggtgggtggggggaggtgtcaCACCCTCAATAGGAACTGAGGGCCTGACCTGCTTCCGATAGGGAGAGATGACACCCACGCTTCGGGGGCTCAGGCGGGCTTTGCCCTTCTTGGAGGAGGGGGCCAGGAGCAGCTTCAGGTAGGAGGTCACTGTGGCAGCCTCTTCTGGGTTGAAGAAGGATGGACTGTTGCCCTCACGCTCGTCCTTGCCCATTACGCCGTGAAAGATGATGGGAAAGCCCTGGATAAGGGTCAGGGGAAACCTTCAGCCAGACCACCTGTGTCCCTTCTCTCCCAGCCCCACACCCACCTAGGGAATGTGGGATACCGGGCCAAGGGGACAAAGCCTGTGACTTTTGCTCAGACCCACCTCCTACCTTGTACCTTCAGTAGAAGGGAAGCTAGGATACAGGGGCGGCAGCCTGAGCCCCTGCCCTGTTCAGCCTCACCTGTTGAGGCAAACCCTCCCAGCGGCAGAAGCGCTCTCGGTCCACAACATCAGCACAGGCCTGCAGCTCTCCTTCATAATAGAGTCGGTTAGGAATGTCCAGTATGGTGGGGTGGGacctggggggcaggaggaggaagattaCTTCCACCCCACCTTTGGGGTCCCCCCACAGCATCCCCTTGCCGCCCACCCTCTGTGGACGGCAGACTTGCGGGACTACAGTGTGCGGCTGGACACTCTTAATTGCATGAGAGGCAGAACCCAGCAGGGGTGCTAGTCAGAGAGCATCTGGTCCATGGATTTCACGGGCCAGTCAAATTTAAAAGGAAACCACAAGAAAGGGGGAACCCATCCTCAGGTTTCCATTTTGTCAAGGAAGGACAGTACAAAACCAATTTTCATCTACTACTGCCATGATTTGATGAAATAACATGTTAAGcctaaaagaaagaataacacaACAGCTACCGCTGGGTGAATGCTCAGTGGGACTTAGTGAGGAACTGAGAGCTCAGAAATTCATCTGAGCATTTTAGGTACATGAACTCCTCAACTAAATCAGGTACAGCTCTTTAATCTGAATAACGATTAGGTTTATTTGAAAAGCCACACTGTCCAGATTTTCCTGATTTCCCCTCAGACTGCCGGGAGACCAGACAAACCCCCCAATACACGGATAAGCAAACTGCTCTAGAGTGAAGCCACTTTCGAGGTCAGCCCGTGAGCAGCAGTGATGGGGCTAGAACGGAGGTCACGGGATGCCCATGGCCCACCCCCAAGCTCTGAGCAGCGTGCCGGTAGGAGGGAGCCCCGGGCAGGGACTGTGCGGAGCGGGTGAAGGCGCAGACTGGCAGGCACAGTGAGAGGCAGGGTACCTGTAGTTGCGCAGCAGCTTGGTTATGAACTGGGGGTCATAGCCACTGGAGCCCTTCTTGTACAGGGTGTTGTAGGTCAGCAGCCGCTCCAGCAGGGAGTAGCCCAGCCCATGCTTCTGGGTCAGCGGGGAGCGCAGCACAGGCCCCAGCTGCCTAGGGTCTCCTGCCAGCACCAGCTGCCCTCCCGGATTGTCTGTTTCCTGGACTTCCATCAGCCCTGAGAGGCGGGGTGTCATGGGGACAAAGTTAAGCAGTGggaccacccccaaccccatgcAGCATGGTTCACATGCAGCCTGCCCCGAACCCCTCACCTGCTATGGCCACCAGACTCTCGGGCTCCATGGAGTGGCCGGCCTCGTCGATGAAGATGTGTGTGAAGTGATCAATGGGAAACTGAGCTGAGACCAGCCTGGGAAGCATCAAGCGGACCAGGGGTCACATCCAGGCACCTGACCACCAAACCGAATGCCCACCCAGGCCGGCCTCTCGCCCCACTTCCAGGCACCGTTcttccccagcctccttccttAACACAcacgatacacacacacacacacacacacacacgcacacgcacacttCCCACCTGCTGGCCGTGATGAGCGTGGTAATCAAGACTCGATATTCCTGTAGCTTCTTCTTGGCAGGAAACACATAATCCCCCTTCTTTGGATCCCAGTTACAGCAGGGCTGTGGGGTGCAAAGGTACAGGGGGAAATCAGCCAACTCTGCCCGTCCTCACCCTCATGCTGGCTCTGGGTCTCCTAGGCCATTTTATTCAGCCCCTCACTTCCCACACAGGGAAATGGAAGGCCCGAGAGTGGTCCCGACCCACCCAAGCTCCCACAACAAGTATCAGAGTCCAGGTAACCTCATTTCCTGGCCCCAGCATCCACCCTGAGCCATACCTAGCTAGCACTTGCCGTCCCTCAGCCCAGCACACATCTCCAGGTACCTTGATGTCCTCGGGCACCATGCGGATGTCCCTGCTGGGGGCCAGGAGGCGGTAGATGGAGCTGGGCAGGTGGACCCGGAGCCGCTGACAGAGGAGGTCAGCCCCTGAGTTGGACGGAGCGCAGGCCAGGATGTGGGCTTTGGGCAAGTGTTTCACcacctggggtggggagaagcacagTGTGGGAAGCAGCCTCTTTGGCTCcagagggaggggtggtggaGGGACCTGGTTGTGACTCATGTTGGCATGGGGTGGCATTTATGTCCCAGACCTGAGGGAAGCAGTGACCCAAAAGCCAAGTTTTGAccccttcctcccaaccccccacccccaacaagtCCAAGTCCGCACTTTACTGCTGGAAACCTAGTATAGTGAATATTCGAGTGTATAACGGCCAAAAAGTGACTGGTGACTCCGAGTCATGTGGAACCCCCCTGTCCAACAATGCTTAGCGGCCACACTGAGTCTTGATGCCAGCCAGGGGGTGATCAGGGAGCTGGAAGCACCCAGAATCTGAGAGCTGCTCGGTCCCTGGGGGCCTTCAGTGTAGGCCCTGGGTCTCTGGTCACGCCCCACCTGCTTGATGGCTTCCACTAGGGTGACAGTCTTGCCAGTGCCTGGAGGCCCAAAGATGATGTAGGGGGCTGGACGGGTAGTGCCCATGACAATGTACTTCATGGCCTGCAGCTGCTCAGGGTTCGACTCCAGACTGCGGTCATACAGCCTGGCAGAAGGGCCGGAAACAGGATGTCAGCTGGTGTCCCAGAGGCCTCCCCGATTCCATCCCCAATGCCCCACACTCCCAAGTGGCCCCAGAGCACCCCTGCCCAGTCTCACTTGAGCTTCACATCTGAGGGCAGCAGTGGGACCCCACGGGAGGCCGTGGGAAAGAGCATGGGCCACAGCGGCCAGCGCCCCGTGAGCTCCAGGGCACGGTGCTGCACACGCAGAGGCTGGCGGTTGAAGGTGAAGTTCACCTTGAAGGTCAGCCCATCCACAAAGCGGCTGAGGAGGCTTTGGGAAAGGAGGGGGGGAAAGAGCTCTGGTTAGGGGCCAGGACGCTCTGCATCTATCCTGATTCCATTCCCACTTTTCAAAACAGCCATATGgaaaccgccccccaccccacaaggaAAAGCTGCTATTGAGGCATCTCAGGGTTACCCCTGAAGAAAAGCTCTGTCCCCGGGGTCCCACTCATTTCAGCGAAAAACACAGCTGCTGCTCTGGCCTAAGAATTATCTGTAGACCCTTCTAGCATCTCAAGGGTCCCCCAATACCCACCTCGTGGAAAAGCTCAGCTTGACACGGTCCAATTCCACCTTATGGACAAAGCCCTTATAGGTGACAGGGTTTTCCTGATGGGTCTCAGAAGACAGAAGTGCAAACAGGTGGTCACCCCGCAGCACTGAGGGGCGGCTCTCGGTCACCCCGGGAACCTGTGGTGGGGGTGGACACAGGCAAGCTTCTATCCCAGGGATGGCTACTAGAGGGCCCAACCGCCCAGCTCTCCAGACCTCCTCTGAGAGCCAAGGATCTGAGGTGGTGTTGTCCTTCTACCCCAAGACCCTTCCACCTGCCATGGCAGAAGTTTGGGGATGGGCAAGAAGACAAGTCTTCCCAAAATGCACAGAGAGACTGAGCCCAGCAGTCCATTTACCATTTCAGGACTTGAGAGCCAGATTCCCAGCCCATCTGTTTGCCCTCTCAGCCAGCTCAAATCCTGCTCTGCCCTTGAAATCTTGCTCAAAACTCAGCTccatgaggcgcctgggtggctcagtgggttaaagtctctgccttcggctcaggtcatgatctcggggtcctgggatcgagccccgcatcgggctctctgcttggcagggagcctgcttcctcttctctctgcctgcctctctgcctacttgtgatctctgtctgttaaataaataaataaaatctaaaacaaacaaaacctgcaACAACTCAGCTCCTGCAGGAATCTTCCCTGATCATACCAGCCCCCCTGCCTCTCTTAGCAGGTGTCCTCCTTGGCACCTGTGTGCAGCACCCAATGCTCCTGCGTTACTCTGGGCTTATGTGTACAACGCTTGACATCTGAGAGCCGGACAGGGATataagaattatccagcccagcTCTGTACTTTTTAGCTAAGggaactaaggcccagagagagcaagagacttgcccaaggccacatagctAGTGGTAGCCACATGTGGATGAAAACCCAGTCCCGCCCTCCCCACCGCCCTGCTCTAACAAGACACCATCAGGGACACAGAACAGTGCTCTCTCCTGAGCCTATGGGCTGGCTGACGCAAGTCCACCCGCCCCACACCAGCCCCGAGCCCCGACCTCCAGGGTGAGCAGCCTCGGGTTCTGGTCCGCGGGGTCCCACGTCATGGGCACCGACTCCAGGTCATAGTGCCGGATGTCATGTTCCATCTGTAGCTCCTCTAGGTGCAGCAGAAGCCGGAGCTTCACCTCGTAGTTCCTCCACTGCAGGCCTGTCTCCAGCTGGGCCCTAGCAGTGGCCGGGGGAGCGGGGGGGCGGCACGGAGGTGAGAACAGGATGGGTCAAGCCACCCCCATGCCCAGGAGCCGCCGCCCTCTCCCATCCAAggctctggggctctggggctctgaAAGCACCAGGAATCAGAAGACTAGAAGGGCAGAGAAGCAGCTGGAAGCTCAGAAGCCTTGGCACACAGAGCCCTGGCTCTACTCCTTCCTTCTAATGCCCCTGCCCCCTACTTCAGACCTGCCTTGGCATCCACACCATGGATGCTATGGGCTGGAACATTCTCCCGCCAAGATGCTCCTGTGACGTACACCCTCGCCTCATTCAAATGTCGTTTTCTGCTCCATACCACCTTCTCAAAAGAGGCCAGCACTAACTGCCCTTCACAAGACCGTACACACCATCCCTTTATCTGAAATTGTAGTTTCACTTGCGTTCTTCGGAGTACCTGGCACTACCTGAAACTGTACGATAGATGCTCATTTCCCCCCACTGCCATGGGCAAGGCCCTCATCACCTTGAACAGTGCCTGGCTCGTGCTGCGTGCTCAGTACAGAAACGAAGGAATGGAGCACaggaggctggggacagagctgtgaggcagaggggagagactgGAAGGCAGCACGAGGGGGCAGAAGGGTGGCTCTTACTTTATCTCAGCGATCTCCTTTGGGGCAGTGAAGACACTTGTCCCCTGAAGAAGGATGGGGAGTAGCTGCCGGAGGCGAGGGGGTGGGTAGTACGTGCCCAGCGCCATACTCAGCTCCAGGTCATAGCCCTTAGCGCTGCAAATGGGGGGAAGCAGAGTGACCACAAGTCCGAGATCTCACCCTTCGGAGTGGTGGAGACAGCCCCTCCCTGGAAAATGCAAGAAACCCTTCTAGAAAACTGCTGCTGAAGGGGTCAGCAGCTTTTGCCCCAGGAGGCAGAACTTACTACCCCATGAGGCTGAGCATCCCAAGGCTGGACCATTCTTTTTTGGGAAAGAACCATACTTGGAAACATTCAAAAAACACATGTGGGGGGGGgcgtgcctaggtggctcagtgggttaagcctctgcctttggctgaggtcttgatctcagggtcctgggattgagccccacatcgggctctttgctcagcagggagcctgcttccctgtctctctctgcctgcctctctgcctactagtgatctctttctctatcaaatgaataaataagatctttaaaaataaagaaaggaagaaagaaagaacaggcacAGGTTCCTTTGCGGGTGAAGTGTTCTAAAACGGATCATGGTGTTAGTGGCCCGTATCTGTGAATATACTGAGAACCtaaattgtgtactttaaatgggtgaattgtacaGTATGTGAATTATCTCCACAAAGCtataaaagggagagagagaggtctacCACAGGCTGCCTGACAATCCAGCATGCGACCGAAAATGCTTAGCGTTTTTCCAGGGTCACCTGCAACTTTCTTCCCTGACAAAAAAGGTCTCTGAGGCCCAGAGGAGTTACAAACTCACTTGGGAAAGGGGCCCTGGCTCAGGCTCTGGACTCTTCCCACGGGCCCCCACTGTCGTGCTGGGTACCGCAGCCCGGACTGGGTTGGAGGGGAAAGGTGTTACCGATcaggtctctctccttcctctatcCGGCTGGTCACTACAGGGTTTCCAGTGATCCGGGTGCGCTTGAAGGGAGTCGTGGGCTTCAACTGCGCAGCCAGGGGACTGTGGGCAACAGCGGCCAAGAATCGGGCGATGTAGAAGGTACCAGCTCCTTCTGAACCCgactccccagggcccagcagctCCCAGAGCACTGTGGCCGGGAAGTAGCCCACAAAGCTGGTCTTGCAATGGACATGGAGCTCGTAGCACTCGCCTGAAGGAGgacagcagagtgagaggggacagggaagggacaCTCCCCCAGCAGCTACAGCCCAGGGCAGgaaccaccccctcccctcacccaagGGACAACAAGGGCGTGTTTCCCGAGGCACTAACTCTTCCCAGGGCAAGTCCCTATTCACCAAAGGCTTTTTCCTGTGGAAACCCACTCACCAGGGCCCAGTGGGCAGGGCAGCTCTTGTTCTCCATTGTAGAAGGCAAACTGGGGGGTCCGGCAGAGTGGGAAGAGGTGAGTGAGGGTGACAGGCTGAGTTCCTCCGTTCCGAAGCCTCAGGGTCAGCACCTCCTTGCAGTTCAAATCCAGGCGGATAAGGAGCTGCCCATCTCGGGCTTCATGGGGCCCCTGGACTTCCACGTCCACCCCATGTTTCCCGTGAAGATACTCAGCCCTGGGGAGAGTGGGAGTTAAGGTGGGGCTGGGACAGGAAGGGCCTAGAACAGGGGAGGCTGGCAAAGTACCAGCTCAGCTCAGGAACCCCACCGCCTCTCCCCCAGACGAGCTTGCTCCTTCCtcacccttcccccactccttgAAGGAGGGCACCTTACCCCAACCTGAGGCTACCAACTCTTCCCTCAGCCAGGTGGATACCCCCCCAACCCATACCAACACACCTGTCATAGAAAATCTTGGCTAGCAGTGACTTGTGGTGTTTGCTGATGTCTGACCCTAGCTTCACTCTCCTCTTTTCTGGGAACCACACGTTAGCCCAGCGGTCGAGTCTGAAGAACCTGACCCGAGTCTTGGTGACGTAGGCCAGATTTGCAATCTTCATTCCATACAGCATGGAGGAGAAGCCAGGGGCAGGGGTCCCAAAGCTGCCGGAAGCAGAGGAGACTGGGAAGTGAGGGAAGGCAGGGGAGcttggtggggagggcagaaggggacCGTGTCTGCGGGTTGCTCTATGTGGGACATACCAGCATGGCTGCGGAACAGGACAGGACCCAGGGACAGAGACTCAGGCCGGGGGGTTCATAggaatttttaatgttcttaggGAATTCAGTAGGCTTCCCAAG
Proteins encoded:
- the MOV10 gene encoding helicase MOV-10 isoform X2, whose amino-acid sequence is MLYGMKIANLAYVTKTRVRFFRLDRWANVWFPEKRRVKLGSDISKHHKSLLAKIFYDRAEYLHGKHGVDVEVQGPHEARDGQLLIRLDLNCKEVLTLRLRNGGTQPVTLTHLFPLCRTPQFAFYNGEQELPCPLGPGECYELHVHCKTSFVGYFPATVLWELLGPGESGSEGAGTFYIARFLAAVAHSPLAAQLKPTTPFKRTRITGNPVVTSRIEEGERPDRAKGYDLELSMALGTYYPPPRLRQLLPILLQGTSVFTAPKEIAEIKAQLETGLQWRNYEVKLRLLLHLEELQMEHDIRHYDLESVPMTWDPADQNPRLLTLEVPGVTESRPSVLRGDHLFALLSSETHQENPVTYKGFVHKVELDRVKLSFSTSLLSRFVDGLTFKVNFTFNRQPLRVQHRALELTGRWPLWPMLFPTASRGVPLLPSDVKLKLYDRSLESNPEQLQAMKYIVMGTTRPAPYIIFGPPGTGKTVTLVEAIKQVVKHLPKAHILACAPSNSGADLLCQRLRVHLPSSIYRLLAPSRDIRMVPEDIKPCCNWDPKKGDYVFPAKKKLQEYRVLITTLITASRLVSAQFPIDHFTHIFIDEAGHSMEPESLVAIAGLMEVQETDNPGGQLVLAGDPRQLGPVLRSPLTQKHGLGYSLLERLLTYNTLYKKGSSGYDPQFITKLLRNYRSHPTILDIPNRLYYEGELQACADVVDRERFCRWEGLPQQGFPIIFHGVMGKDEREGNSPSFFNPEEAATVTSYLKLLLAPSSKKGKARLSPRSVGVISPYRKQVEKIRHCITRLDKELRGLDDIKDLKVGSVEEFQGQERSVILISTVRSSQSFVQLDLDFNLGFLKNPKRFNVAVTRAKALLIVVGNPLLLGHDPDWKVFLEFCKENGGYTGCPFPAKLDLQQGQNLLQGLSKLRSSISGPQSHDYLPQEREGEDGLSLQVEPEWRNEL
- the MOV10 gene encoding helicase MOV-10 isoform X1; this translates as MPSKFSCRQLRETGQCFESFLVDRGLDMETDRERLRTIYNWDFKISFGTPAPGFSSMLYGMKIANLAYVTKTRVRFFRLDRWANVWFPEKRRVKLGSDISKHHKSLLAKIFYDRAEYLHGKHGVDVEVQGPHEARDGQLLIRLDLNCKEVLTLRLRNGGTQPVTLTHLFPLCRTPQFAFYNGEQELPCPLGPGECYELHVHCKTSFVGYFPATVLWELLGPGESGSEGAGTFYIARFLAAVAHSPLAAQLKPTTPFKRTRITGNPVVTSRIEEGERPDRAKGYDLELSMALGTYYPPPRLRQLLPILLQGTSVFTAPKEIAEIKAQLETGLQWRNYEVKLRLLLHLEELQMEHDIRHYDLESVPMTWDPADQNPRLLTLEVPGVTESRPSVLRGDHLFALLSSETHQENPVTYKGFVHKVELDRVKLSFSTSLLSRFVDGLTFKVNFTFNRQPLRVQHRALELTGRWPLWPMLFPTASRGVPLLPSDVKLKLYDRSLESNPEQLQAMKYIVMGTTRPAPYIIFGPPGTGKTVTLVEAIKQVVKHLPKAHILACAPSNSGADLLCQRLRVHLPSSIYRLLAPSRDIRMVPEDIKPCCNWDPKKGDYVFPAKKKLQEYRVLITTLITASRLVSAQFPIDHFTHIFIDEAGHSMEPESLVAIAGLMEVQETDNPGGQLVLAGDPRQLGPVLRSPLTQKHGLGYSLLERLLTYNTLYKKGSSGYDPQFITKLLRNYRSHPTILDIPNRLYYEGELQACADVVDRERFCRWEGLPQQGFPIIFHGVMGKDEREGNSPSFFNPEEAATVTSYLKLLLAPSSKKGKARLSPRSVGVISPYRKQVEKIRHCITRLDKELRGLDDIKDLKVGSVEEFQGQERSVILISTVRSSQSFVQLDLDFNLGFLKNPKRFNVAVTRAKALLIVVGNPLLLGHDPDWKVFLEFCKENGGYTGCPFPAKLDLQQGQNLLQGLSKLRSSISGPQSHDYLPQEREGEDGLSLQVEPEWRNEL